A genomic stretch from Hymenobacter psoromatis includes:
- a CDS encoding NUDIX hydrolase, giving the protein MLILIAGPYRSGTHDDPARMAANLARLEAAALPLFRAGHLPVIGEWLALPLLRLAGSARPGDAAYEEILYPAAHRLLAHCEAILRLKGASAGADEDVRLALARGLPVYYRLADVPGYVAA; this is encoded by the coding sequence ATGCTCATTCTGATTGCCGGACCCTACCGCAGCGGCACCCACGACGACCCCGCCCGCATGGCGGCCAACCTCGCTCGCCTCGAAGCCGCCGCCCTACCCCTGTTCCGCGCCGGCCACCTGCCCGTCATCGGCGAGTGGCTGGCCCTGCCGCTGCTGCGGCTGGCGGGCTCGGCCCGGCCCGGCGATGCAGCCTACGAGGAAATTCTCTACCCCGCCGCCCACCGGCTGCTGGCCCATTGCGAAGCCATACTGCGCCTCAAAGGGGCCTCGGCCGGAGCCGACGAAGACGTGCGCCTGGCCCTGGCGCGGGGCCTGCCCGTGTACTATCGCCTGGCGGACGTACCCGGCTACGTGGCCGCCTGA
- a CDS encoding HxlR family transcriptional regulator has product MPPRKIPISLHCGLNLVREVVGGKWKISLLYLISQGVRRPYQLQQKLPGAARRVLYAQLRELEAHELVTRTIFAELPPRVEYHLTAFGESFLPLIAALGEWGETHKAQLHRVLGLVPESAPAVT; this is encoded by the coding sequence ATGCCTCCACGCAAAATTCCCATTTCGCTGCATTGCGGACTGAATTTGGTACGGGAGGTAGTGGGCGGCAAGTGGAAAATCAGCCTGCTCTACCTCATCAGCCAGGGCGTGCGGCGGCCCTACCAGCTTCAGCAGAAACTACCCGGCGCGGCCCGGCGCGTTCTCTACGCGCAGCTCAGGGAGTTGGAAGCCCATGAGCTGGTGACCAGGACGATTTTTGCCGAGCTGCCGCCCCGCGTGGAGTACCATCTCACTGCCTTCGGCGAGTCGTTCCTACCCCTGATTGCTGCCTTGGGCGAATGGGGAGAAACCCACAAAGCGCAGTTACACCGCGTATTGGGGCTGGTGCCCGAGTCAGCTCCCGCCGTTACTTAA
- a CDS encoding GDP-mannose pyrophosphatase: MNERIRLREQTVLADDWYTLRKITFDYQRKNGAWETHSREAYDRGNGATILLHNPAADTVILTRQFRLPTFVNGNPSGMLIETCAGLLDQEHPDAAIVRETQEETGYRLTAVRRVLEAYMSPGSVTERLFFYLAEYSAATERRAGGGIDEEEIEVLELPLTQALAMVASGEIQDGKTIILLQHLRLLQLEK; the protein is encoded by the coding sequence ATGAACGAACGAATTCGCCTGCGGGAACAGACAGTTTTAGCCGATGACTGGTATACCCTGCGCAAAATCACTTTTGATTATCAACGCAAAAACGGCGCGTGGGAAACCCACTCCCGCGAAGCCTACGACCGGGGCAATGGGGCCACCATCCTGCTACACAACCCGGCGGCCGACACGGTTATCCTGACCCGGCAGTTTCGCCTACCCACCTTCGTCAACGGTAATCCGTCGGGAATGCTCATTGAAACCTGCGCCGGCCTGCTCGACCAGGAGCACCCCGACGCGGCCATCGTGCGCGAAACGCAGGAGGAAACCGGCTACCGTCTCACCGCCGTGCGCCGCGTGCTGGAAGCCTACATGAGCCCCGGCTCGGTAACGGAGCGGCTGTTTTTTTACCTGGCCGAGTATTCGGCCGCCACCGAGCGGCGGGCTGGCGGCGGCATTGACGAAGAGGAGATTGAGGTGCTGGAACTGCCATTAACTCAAGCTCTGGCAATGGTGGCGAGCGGCGAAATCCAGGACGGCAAAACGATTATTCTCTTGCAGCACCTGCGCTTACTGCAATTAGAAAAATAA
- a CDS encoding LysR family transcriptional regulator, whose amino-acid sequence MLSHPHEVFLEVAQRLSFTKAGQALFISQSAVSKQIKALEEHYQTGLFERLGGSVQLTPAGQKLYQKLLQAKQLQQELQQEMSELSPAFAPAVHLLIGASTTISLYVLPPVVAAYLRQHPQHQLSLKNRNSDNILKALLDHEIELGIIEGIHKVSNVTYTPLLTDAVVAVCAADNPLAGRELVVSDLLSVPLALREVGSGTLAVLEEALARHHIRLAALPVRVRLGGTEALKNFVRVETTCLAFLPRQAVVKELASGELREVIIKDLPLKRQFSFIQRRGTENNGPYRDFLRFTQRYYSGKE is encoded by the coding sequence ATGCTTTCTCATCCCCACGAAGTCTTCCTCGAAGTGGCCCAGCGCCTGAGCTTCACCAAGGCCGGGCAGGCGCTATTTATCAGCCAGTCGGCGGTGAGTAAGCAAATAAAGGCGCTGGAAGAGCACTACCAAACCGGCCTCTTCGAGCGCCTCGGCGGCAGCGTGCAGCTGACCCCGGCCGGCCAGAAGTTATATCAAAAGCTTTTGCAAGCCAAGCAGTTGCAGCAGGAATTGCAGCAGGAGATGAGCGAGCTGAGCCCGGCTTTCGCGCCGGCCGTGCATCTGCTCATCGGGGCCAGCACCACTATTTCGCTCTACGTGCTGCCGCCCGTGGTGGCGGCCTACCTACGCCAGCACCCACAACACCAACTCAGCCTCAAAAACCGGAATAGTGATAATATTCTGAAAGCCCTGCTCGACCACGAAATCGAGCTGGGCATTATCGAAGGCATTCATAAAGTTAGCAACGTGACCTACACGCCGCTGCTCACCGATGCCGTGGTGGCGGTGTGCGCCGCCGACAACCCGCTGGCCGGCCGTGAGCTGGTAGTCAGCGACTTGCTGAGCGTGCCACTGGCCCTGCGCGAGGTGGGCTCCGGCACGCTGGCCGTGCTGGAAGAGGCGCTGGCGCGGCACCACATCCGGCTGGCCGCCCTACCCGTGCGGGTGCGCCTGGGCGGCACCGAGGCGCTGAAGAATTTCGTGCGGGTCGAGACGACTTGCCTGGCCTTCCTACCTCGCCAAGCAGTAGTGAAAGAGCTAGCCAGTGGCGAGTTAAGAGAAGTGATAATCAAAGATTTGCCTCTAAAAAGGCAGTTCAGCTTTATTCAGCGGCGGGGTACGGAAAACAACGGCCCTTACCGCGATTTTCTGCGCTTCACCCAGCGCTACTATTCCGGCAAGGAATAG
- a CDS encoding DeoR family transcriptional regulator — protein sequence MNFQLRKHYILTTLEQQRSLSVAVVAAHLGTTPITVRRDLAELESQGLVVRTHGGAVLPSVARHPVAFARKAAVNLPQKAHICQLAARQVAEGDTIFMDCGSTTFPLCALIRHLRIRVITNSLPVLFELVGSAAQVVIAGGEVDAGRQAVHGALAAEHLRRYTFDQAFLGVDGLSLSRGLSANGEPEASISQAVLAGARRAFLLCDSSKLEQDKYLQFAPLSAIHTLITDAQADPAILARYEEAGLRVLR from the coding sequence ATGAATTTCCAACTCCGTAAGCACTACATTCTGACCACTTTGGAGCAGCAGCGCAGCCTGAGCGTGGCCGTCGTGGCCGCGCACCTGGGCACCACGCCCATCACCGTGCGCCGCGATTTGGCCGAGCTGGAAAGCCAGGGGCTAGTGGTGCGCACGCACGGCGGGGCCGTGCTGCCGAGCGTGGCCCGGCACCCGGTCGCCTTCGCCCGCAAAGCCGCCGTCAACCTGCCGCAGAAAGCGCACATCTGCCAGCTGGCTGCCCGGCAGGTGGCCGAGGGCGACACCATTTTTATGGACTGCGGCAGCACCACGTTTCCCTTGTGCGCCCTGATTCGGCATTTGCGCATCCGCGTGATTACCAATTCGCTACCTGTGCTGTTTGAGCTGGTCGGCTCGGCCGCGCAGGTGGTCATCGCCGGGGGCGAGGTGGATGCCGGGCGGCAGGCCGTGCACGGCGCGCTGGCCGCGGAGCACCTGCGCCGCTACACCTTCGACCAGGCTTTTCTGGGTGTCGATGGCCTGTCGCTGAGCCGGGGCCTGAGCGCCAACGGCGAGCCCGAAGCCAGTATCAGCCAAGCCGTGCTGGCCGGAGCCCGCCGCGCGTTCCTGCTCTGCGATTCCAGCAAGCTGGAGCAGGATAAGTACCTGCAATTTGCCCCGCTCAGCGCCATTCATACCCTCATCACCGATGCGCAGGCCGACCCGGCCATACTGGCCCGCTACGAAGAAGCCGGCCTGCGCGTCCTGCGCTGA
- a CDS encoding threonine synthase (catalyzes the formation of L-threonine from O-phospho-L-homoserine): MNSVATLPLSRIQALHCAQCGAEYSAFQLQAVSACCQQPLVAAYDLHEPLSRKAGINLADSSMWRYGALLPLLDEANKVTLGEGMTPLLALPRLAAHYGLNNLLLKDEGQNPTGSFKARGLSMAISKAKELGTTGCIIPTAGNAGVAMAAYCARGGLAATVVMPRHTPEAFKEECYWYGARVELVDGLISDCGARVRQLNAGGELLDISTLKEPYRLEGKKTMGYEIAEQLNWQLPDVLLYPAGGGTGLIGIWKAFQEMKALGWLAPETQLPRMVAVQAENCCPLLETYLGRQPNCHNYQGRPTLANGLAVPHPLGEPQMLQVLRESHGTVVAVSEEDMLEGMRELGRHEGLFVAPEGAAVWMAARQLLAAGWLRADERILLLNTGNGQKYMSNVAGRAGG, translated from the coding sequence ATGAACTCCGTCGCCACCCTACCCCTCTCGCGCATTCAAGCCTTGCACTGCGCCCAGTGCGGCGCTGAATACTCGGCTTTCCAGCTACAGGCTGTGTCGGCTTGCTGCCAGCAGCCACTCGTGGCCGCTTACGACCTGCATGAGCCGTTGAGCCGCAAGGCTGGTATCAACCTGGCCGACAGCTCGATGTGGCGCTATGGCGCGCTCTTACCCCTGCTCGATGAGGCCAACAAGGTAACCCTGGGCGAGGGCATGACGCCCCTGCTGGCCCTACCCCGGCTGGCAGCTCACTACGGCCTCAACAACTTGCTGCTCAAGGATGAAGGCCAGAACCCGACCGGCTCCTTCAAGGCGCGCGGCCTGAGCATGGCTATTTCCAAGGCCAAGGAGCTGGGCACCACCGGCTGCATCATCCCCACGGCCGGCAACGCGGGGGTGGCGATGGCCGCCTACTGCGCCCGCGGCGGCCTGGCCGCCACCGTAGTGATGCCGCGCCACACGCCGGAGGCATTCAAGGAAGAATGCTATTGGTACGGCGCGCGGGTGGAGCTGGTAGATGGCCTCATCAGCGACTGCGGAGCCCGCGTGCGCCAGCTCAACGCCGGCGGCGAATTGCTCGATATCTCGACCCTCAAGGAGCCCTACCGCCTCGAAGGCAAGAAAACGATGGGCTACGAAATCGCGGAGCAGCTCAACTGGCAGCTGCCCGACGTGCTGCTCTACCCCGCTGGCGGCGGCACCGGCCTCATCGGTATCTGGAAGGCGTTTCAGGAAATGAAAGCCCTGGGCTGGCTCGCGCCCGAAACCCAGCTGCCGCGCATGGTGGCTGTGCAGGCCGAAAACTGCTGCCCACTGCTCGAAACCTACCTCGGCCGCCAGCCCAACTGCCACAACTATCAGGGCCGCCCCACGCTGGCCAACGGCCTGGCCGTGCCGCACCCCCTGGGCGAGCCGCAGATGCTGCAAGTGCTCCGCGAGTCGCACGGCACGGTAGTGGCTGTCAGCGAGGAAGATATGCTGGAAGGGATGCGCGAGCTGGGCCGCCACGAGGGCCTGTTCGTGGCTCCTGAGGGCGCGGCCGTCTGGATGGCCGCCCGCCAATTGCTGGCCGCCGGCTGGCTGCGCGCCGACGAGCGCATCCTGCTTTTAAACACTGGCAATGGCCAGAAATACATGAGTAACGTGGCTGGGCGGGCGGGAGGGTAA
- a CDS encoding oxidoreductase, with translation MNYRLFGTRTGLRVSELVLGTGLFGNTTGLGASPEAARDILRAYVEAGGNFFDTSDAYQHGAAERQLGEFIAPNRGDFVLASKYTRTAAAAPALAPLGNHRKAMRQAVEASLQRLGTDYLDIYLAHLPDEVTPVEEIVRGFEDLTRAGKILYGGLSNFPAWRVATAATIAELRGWAPLTALQVEYNLVQREAERELLPMAEGFGLGVMGYSTLAGGVLTGKYQRGETGRATIIQGGPPAASPHVDAVLDTLLALAEELAAPAGQVATAWVSAKGVFPIAGPRTHAQLADYLAATALTLSPAQIERLDAASAVPRGYPHDLLAQQRGALTGNRADQVTWPARTVK, from the coding sequence ATGAACTACCGACTATTTGGCACCCGTACCGGGCTGCGCGTGAGTGAATTGGTATTGGGCACCGGCCTGTTTGGCAACACGACCGGCCTCGGGGCCAGCCCCGAGGCGGCGCGCGATATTCTGCGCGCCTACGTCGAGGCCGGGGGCAACTTCTTCGACACCTCCGACGCCTACCAGCACGGCGCGGCCGAGCGTCAGCTGGGCGAGTTTATCGCGCCCAACCGGGGCGACTTCGTGCTGGCTTCCAAGTACACCCGCACGGCGGCGGCCGCGCCCGCCCTGGCCCCGCTCGGCAACCACCGTAAGGCCATGCGCCAAGCCGTAGAGGCCAGCCTCCAGCGCCTGGGCACCGACTACCTCGACATATACCTGGCCCACCTGCCCGACGAAGTGACCCCGGTGGAAGAAATAGTGCGCGGCTTTGAGGACCTGACGCGGGCCGGCAAAATCCTCTACGGCGGCCTGTCCAACTTCCCGGCCTGGCGGGTCGCCACTGCCGCCACCATCGCCGAGCTGCGCGGCTGGGCTCCGCTCACGGCGCTGCAAGTCGAATACAATCTGGTGCAGCGCGAGGCCGAGCGCGAGCTGTTGCCAATGGCCGAAGGTTTTGGCCTGGGCGTGATGGGCTACTCCACGCTGGCGGGCGGCGTGCTCACTGGCAAGTACCAGCGTGGCGAAACCGGCCGCGCTACCATCATCCAGGGCGGGCCGCCCGCCGCCTCGCCCCACGTCGATGCCGTGCTCGATACCCTGCTGGCCTTGGCCGAAGAGCTGGCCGCCCCGGCCGGGCAGGTCGCCACGGCCTGGGTCAGCGCTAAGGGCGTGTTTCCCATCGCTGGCCCCCGCACGCACGCCCAGCTGGCCGACTACCTGGCCGCCACCGCGCTCACCCTGAGCCCGGCCCAAATCGAGCGCCTCGATGCCGCTTCGGCCGTGCCCCGCGGCTACCCGCACGACCTGCTGGCCCAGCAGCGCGGCGCGCTCACCGGCAACCGGGCTGACCAGGTAACCTGGCCCGCCCGGACCGTTAAGTAA